The following proteins are encoded in a genomic region of Dokdonia donghaensis DSW-1:
- a CDS encoding DUF6503 family protein, which translates to MKNYTLIAILFCCAFAKAYSQQLSGPELVAKSIAYHDPNSNWETFTGEFTLVLDMPDKPDRKSVITLDLPREYFNVTTTQDGKTSFRELLGTGCKYTNEAGEVVTSTTADEDCERTVMFRNYYSYLYGLPMKLTDKGTIIEKDVKKHTLKGKEYLVARVRYDKNVGTDVWQFYFDPETYAMEVYQFFKGDDETTGEYILLTDLATIGGIKMPKDRAWYYNKNDGYLGTDKIKVN; encoded by the coding sequence ATGAAAAACTATACGCTTATTGCTATTTTATTTTGTTGCGCTTTCGCGAAAGCGTACTCACAACAATTATCTGGACCAGAGCTCGTGGCAAAATCTATAGCCTATCACGACCCAAATAGCAACTGGGAGACTTTTACTGGAGAATTTACACTCGTACTTGATATGCCAGATAAACCAGATCGCAAAAGTGTAATTACACTAGATTTACCCAGAGAATACTTTAATGTAACTACAACACAAGATGGCAAAACCAGCTTTAGAGAACTTCTAGGCACTGGTTGCAAATACACAAACGAAGCTGGAGAGGTCGTAACAAGCACCACTGCAGATGAGGATTGTGAACGCACTGTAATGTTCAGAAATTATTACTCATACCTCTACGGTTTACCTATGAAGCTCACAGATAAAGGAACTATTATCGAGAAGGATGTTAAAAAGCACACCCTCAAAGGAAAAGAATACCTAGTAGCACGTGTGCGCTATGATAAAAATGTAGGCACAGATGTGTGGCAGTTTTATTTTGACCCAGAGACGTATGCAATGGAGGTATATCAATTTTTTAAGGGTGATGATGAGACTACGGGTGAGTACATACTCCTTACTGATCTTGCTACTATAGGAGGTATAAAAATGCCTAAAGACCGAGCTTGGTATTATAATAAAAATGATGGCTATCTAGGTACAGATAAAATCAAGGTAAACTAA
- the rpmA gene encoding 50S ribosomal protein L27: MAHKKGVGSSKNGRESESKRLGVKIFGGQAAIAGNIIVRQRGNTHHPGENVYGGKDHTLHAKVDGVVKFQKKRDNKSYVSVVPFEA; encoded by the coding sequence ATGGCTCACAAAAAAGGAGTTGGTAGTTCTAAAAACGGTCGTGAATCAGAATCGAAACGCTTAGGTGTTAAGATCTTTGGAGGACAGGCTGCAATCGCAGGGAACATCATCGTACGTCAAAGAGGTAACACGCATCACCCAGGTGAAAACGTGTACGGAGGAAAAGATCACACACTTCACGCAAAAGTGGATGGTGTTGTAAAATTCCAAAAGAAAAGAGACAATAAATCTTACGTTTCTGTAGTGCCTTTTGAGGCATAA
- the rplU gene encoding 50S ribosomal protein L21 yields MYAIVEIAGQQFKVAKDQKVFVNRLSTEEGKTVDFDKVLLVGDGSNITLGAPAIDGALVGAKVLRHLKGDKVIVFKKKRRKGYRVKNGHRQSLTEIVIESIATSGAKKAAPKKEAKAAPKAAAPAKEAAPKAEAKKAAPKKAAKADDLKKVEGIGPKIASTLVEAGIDTFAKLAKTDAAKISEIIAGVRGNHVTDTWPAQAQMAADGKWDELKKWQDELDGGKA; encoded by the coding sequence ATGTACGCAATTGTAGAGATAGCAGGGCAGCAATTTAAAGTTGCAAAAGACCAAAAAGTCTTTGTTAACCGCCTATCTACCGAAGAAGGGAAAACTGTCGATTTCGACAAAGTACTTTTAGTAGGAGACGGGTCTAACATCACTTTAGGCGCCCCAGCTATAGACGGAGCTCTAGTAGGAGCTAAAGTCTTAAGACACCTTAAAGGTGACAAAGTAATCGTTTTCAAAAAGAAAAGACGTAAAGGATACCGTGTTAAGAACGGTCACCGCCAGTCACTTACTGAAATCGTAATTGAAAGTATCGCTACTTCTGGAGCTAAGAAAGCTGCTCCAAAAAAAGAAGCAAAAGCTGCACCTAAAGCTGCTGCTCCTGCAAAGGAAGCTGCACCAAAGGCAGAAGCAAAAAAGGCTGCTCCTAAAAAAGCTGCCAAAGCTGACGATCTTAAAAAAGTGGAAGGTATTGGACCAAAAATCGCATCAACTCTTGTTGAGGCTGGTATTGATACATTTGCAAAACTTGCAAAAACTGACGCTGCTAAGATTTCTGAAATCATCGCAGGTGTACGTGGAAACCACGTAACAGACACTTGGCCAGCACAAGCACAAATGGCTGCAGATGGTAAGTGGGATGAGCTTAAAAAATGGCAAGACGAATTAGACGGTGGTAAAGCATAA
- a CDS encoding DUF4199 domain-containing protein: MSKFTMPIRFAIAMAGGLIAYFLVLALFNLHTNVMFSLFNGVIVGFGIYEVIKYTKIKNGSAFSYTDGLTNGVVSGFIATILFTAFFALYAGNINPDFLDGLIGPWEKTYNTSIGSVIFTVAIGGFSTAICLSLCFMQLFKPSWNTEGTKKVLRERGPVIR, encoded by the coding sequence ATGTCAAAATTCACAATGCCCATACGTTTTGCCATCGCAATGGCAGGAGGGCTCATCGCATATTTTTTAGTACTCGCATTATTTAACCTTCATACCAATGTTATGTTCTCGCTCTTTAATGGCGTGATTGTAGGTTTTGGTATTTACGAGGTGATTAAGTATACAAAGATTAAGAACGGATCTGCTTTTAGCTACACAGACGGACTTACTAATGGAGTGGTATCAGGATTTATTGCTACTATATTATTTACAGCATTTTTTGCACTATATGCTGGTAATATTAACCCAGATTTTCTAGACGGTCTCATAGGGCCTTGGGAGAAAACGTATAATACAAGTATAGGTTCTGTAATATTTACAGTCGCAATAGGAGGATTTTCTACCGCTATATGTTTATCATTATGTTTTATGCAGCTTTTTAAACCTAGCTGGAATACGGAGGGAACAAAGAAGGTATTACGAGAGAGAGGACCGGTTATTAGATAA
- a CDS encoding RNA methyltransferase, giving the protein MNNRKLKNSELNRKTVADFKEAEKTPLIIVLDNIRSLNNVGSVFRTADAFLVEKVYLCGITATPPHRDIQKTALGATDAVAWEYVEDSVALSQKLKEQGVKLCAIEQAEDAVMLDKFTPVKGERYAVVFGNEVKGVQQEIVSLSDTVLEIPQVGTKHSLNISVSAGVVIWDIFSKLGVS; this is encoded by the coding sequence GTGAATAATAGAAAGCTTAAGAATAGCGAACTCAACAGAAAAACGGTTGCAGATTTTAAGGAGGCAGAAAAAACGCCACTTATTATCGTGCTGGATAACATAAGGAGTCTCAACAATGTAGGTTCGGTTTTTCGCACTGCAGATGCCTTCCTTGTTGAAAAGGTGTATTTGTGTGGTATCACAGCTACACCGCCGCATCGCGATATTCAAAAAACAGCACTGGGAGCAACAGATGCTGTAGCGTGGGAGTATGTAGAAGACTCAGTAGCGCTTTCTCAAAAATTAAAAGAACAAGGTGTGAAGCTTTGTGCTATAGAGCAAGCAGAAGATGCAGTAATGCTAGACAAGTTTACTCCTGTAAAAGGGGAGAGGTATGCTGTTGTTTTTGGTAATGAGGTAAAGGGAGTGCAGCAAGAGATTGTGTCTTTAAGTGATACGGTACTTGAGATTCCGCAGGTGGGTACTAAGCATTCTCTTAATATTTCTGTAAGTGCGGGAGTGGTTATATGGGACATCTTCAGTAAGTTAGGAGTTTCTTAA